One window of Actinomycetota bacterium genomic DNA carries:
- the ade gene encoding adenine deaminase, producing MENDTWLAVARGEGEADLVFTGARVVDVFSGRVREEAVAVHGGRIAGFGSRRARERVELDGAFLCPAFIDGHVHIESSLVSLPEYARAVVPHGTAAVVTDYHEIANVMGLEGVRYMMRLAEGLPLEVFVMLPSCVPATPMETAGAVLEAEDLAPLLAEEAVVGLGEVMNFPGVIAGDASVMAKIALCRGLPVDGHAPGLGGERLDAYIAAGVESDHECVESGEAWEKLERGMYIYVREGSTARNLQALLPLALESFSHRLLLVTDDRQPDDLMRQGHLDHVLRRAVGLGLDPVKALRMVTLHPAMRFRLPRRGGIAPGWQADLVVLEDLEDFTVREVYKRGRRVAAGGELLVEASPGEAARGTMNVAWEKIPGIGVAAEKGDILVIGVVPDQIVTERLAEKPRVEKGMVVSDPQRDILKICVFERHRGTGNVGVGFIRGFGLREGAMASTVAHDSHNLVVLGVEDGDILAAARRVVEMGGGQAAVRGGEVLAELPLDVAGLMSTLPLAKVAERVRQLREAVRGLGCALSDPFMALSFMALPVIPALKITDRGLFDVESFRHVPLFVS from the coding sequence ATGGAAAACGATACGTGGCTGGCGGTGGCAAGGGGAGAGGGCGAGGCCGATCTCGTCTTCACCGGGGCGCGCGTGGTGGATGTCTTCAGCGGCAGGGTCAGGGAGGAGGCGGTGGCGGTGCACGGGGGGCGCATCGCCGGTTTCGGGAGCAGGCGCGCGCGAGAGCGCGTCGAGCTTGACGGTGCCTTCCTCTGCCCCGCCTTCATAGACGGCCACGTGCACATCGAGTCCTCCCTGGTCTCCCTTCCGGAATACGCCCGCGCCGTGGTCCCGCACGGCACCGCGGCGGTGGTCACCGATTACCACGAGATAGCCAACGTGATGGGGTTGGAGGGCGTGCGCTACATGATGCGCCTGGCCGAGGGACTCCCCCTGGAGGTCTTCGTCATGCTTCCCTCCTGCGTGCCCGCCACCCCCATGGAAACGGCGGGGGCGGTGCTGGAGGCGGAGGACCTCGCTCCTCTCCTCGCGGAGGAGGCGGTGGTCGGCCTGGGCGAGGTGATGAATTTCCCCGGCGTGATCGCAGGCGACGCTTCGGTCATGGCCAAGATCGCGTTATGCAGGGGCTTGCCCGTTGACGGACACGCGCCCGGCCTGGGGGGCGAGAGGCTCGATGCCTATATCGCGGCGGGGGTGGAGTCGGACCACGAGTGCGTGGAGAGCGGGGAGGCATGGGAAAAACTGGAAAGAGGCATGTACATCTACGTGCGCGAGGGTTCCACCGCCAGGAACCTGCAGGCTCTGCTGCCTCTCGCCCTGGAGTCCTTCTCCCACCGCCTGCTCCTGGTCACCGACGACCGGCAGCCCGACGACCTCATGAGGCAGGGGCACCTTGACCACGTGCTGCGCCGGGCGGTGGGGTTGGGGCTGGACCCCGTGAAGGCGCTGCGCATGGTCACCCTGCATCCCGCGATGCGCTTCCGGCTTCCCCGCAGGGGAGGTATCGCCCCCGGATGGCAGGCGGACCTGGTGGTGCTCGAGGATCTGGAGGACTTCACCGTGAGGGAGGTCTACAAGCGTGGGCGCAGGGTGGCCGCGGGAGGGGAACTCCTGGTGGAGGCGAGCCCGGGTGAGGCCGCCCGTGGGACCATGAACGTGGCCTGGGAAAAAATACCAGGAATTGGCGTCGCCGCGGAGAAGGGGGACATCCTGGTCATCGGGGTCGTCCCGGACCAGATCGTCACGGAGAGGCTGGCGGAGAAGCCCCGCGTGGAGAAGGGCATGGTGGTATCGGACCCGCAACGGGACATCCTGAAGATATGCGTATTCGAGAGGCACCGGGGAACGGGCAACGTGGGGGTGGGCTTTATCCGTGGTTTCGGCCTGCGCGAGGGGGCCATGGCTTCCACCGTGGCCCACGACTCCCACAACCTGGTGGTGCTGGGAGTGGAGGACGGCGATATCCTGGCGGCCGCACGCAGGGTGGTGGAGATGGGAGGAGGCCAGGCGGCGGTCAGGGGAGGGGAGGTCCTCGCGGAGCTCCCCCTGGACGTGGCGGGCCTCATGTCCACCCTGCCACTGGCGAAGGTGGCGGAACGGGTACGGCAGCTGCGGGAGGCGGTGCGGGGACTGGGTTGCGCGTTGAGCGACCCCTTCATGGCCCTCTCCTTCATGGCGCTGCCGGTGATACCCGCCCTGAAGATAACCGACAGGGGGCTGTTCGACGTGGAGTCCTTCCGCCACGTGCCCCTGTTCGTCTCGTAG
- a CDS encoding alcohol dehydrogenase catalytic domain-containing protein yields MLGLYFDGELQLRDDLPMPEPGPGEALIKVIAAGICHTDLEVVHGYMEFKGILGHEFVGVVESCDNPEWVGKRVVGEINCPCGVCAMCIEGKGNHCPQRTTLGISGRNGTFAEYTVLPVSNLHLVPDTMPTYTAVFVEPLAACFRIAEQVHLSPRLRVAVLGDGKLGLLAAQVMRLSGCSLLAVGRYPHKLKILDRLGVRTALESDGAGEERFDVVVECTGRPEGFEMARALVKPAGTIVQKSTFVDNVLLDVSRLVVDEVQVIGSRCGPFQPAIRALMRGLVNVQELIDRRFPLEMGLQAFDYAMKEEALKVILEMRAYPAEGLRKPGELQEEPVI; encoded by the coding sequence ATGTTGGGCCTGTATTTCGACGGCGAACTGCAGCTCCGCGACGACCTGCCCATGCCGGAACCGGGACCGGGCGAGGCCCTGATCAAGGTCATCGCCGCGGGCATATGCCACACGGACCTGGAGGTGGTCCATGGCTACATGGAGTTCAAGGGCATACTGGGTCACGAGTTCGTGGGGGTGGTGGAGAGCTGCGACAATCCCGAATGGGTCGGGAAAAGGGTGGTGGGGGAGATAAACTGCCCCTGCGGCGTCTGCGCCATGTGCATCGAGGGAAAAGGAAACCACTGCCCGCAGCGCACCACCCTGGGGATAAGCGGCAGGAACGGCACCTTCGCCGAGTACACCGTTCTCCCCGTCTCCAACCTCCACCTGGTCCCTGACACCATGCCCACCTACACCGCCGTTTTCGTGGAGCCACTGGCGGCCTGCTTCCGCATCGCCGAACAGGTGCACCTGAGCCCGCGCTTGCGGGTCGCGGTTCTGGGAGACGGCAAGCTGGGGCTGCTGGCGGCCCAGGTGATGCGGCTCTCGGGTTGTTCCTTGCTTGCCGTGGGGCGCTATCCCCACAAGCTTAAGATCCTCGATCGCCTGGGGGTGAGGACCGCCCTGGAGAGCGATGGGGCAGGGGAAGAACGTTTTGACGTGGTGGTGGAGTGCACGGGAAGGCCGGAGGGCTTCGAGATGGCCCGTGCCCTGGTGAAGCCCGCGGGGACCATCGTGCAGAAGAGCACTTTCGTGGACAACGTCCTGCTGGACGTCTCCAGGCTGGTGGTGGACGAAGTGCAGGTCATCGGCTCGCGCTGCGGGCCTTTCCAGCCCGCCATCCGCGCCCTCATGCGGGGGCTGGTCAACGTGCAGGAGCTCATCGACCGCAGGTTCCCGCTGGAGATGGGGCTGCAGGCATTCGATTACGCCATGAAGGAAGAGGCGCTGAAGGTCATCCTGGAGATGAGGGCCTATCCGGCCGAGGGCCTGCGCAAGCCGGGTGAGCTGCAGGAGGAGCCGGTGATCTGA
- a CDS encoding enoyl-CoA hydratase/isomerase family protein, with product MEERFIAWEARDGAGWVYFSRPGKLNALTQGALRELWGCLNALETDPAVRAVVFTGRGTAFCAGMDMAGLEKAAPMAARRLSRELQAVTGRIAELSLPTIAAVNGVAMGAGLEICLACDLALATPAARFAFAEARLGMLPYGGGTQRLARLVGLRHAREMVLAGRVVDAETAAEWGLVNEVVSEEGLAARVEEWVKKLSQGGKTALYLSKRCLNRSLDLDLERGLELETESFATCFGSGEPVRGIRRFAGGGEEPEGREGREGDETRREKTHSEGGVLSGGKAAEAEGAEEAEEAEEDELFE from the coding sequence ATGGAAGAGAGGTTCATCGCCTGGGAAGCCAGGGACGGCGCGGGATGGGTGTACTTCTCCCGCCCGGGAAAGCTGAACGCCCTTACGCAGGGAGCCCTGCGCGAGCTCTGGGGCTGCCTCAACGCCCTGGAGACGGACCCCGCGGTGAGGGCCGTGGTCTTCACCGGGCGGGGAACGGCCTTCTGCGCGGGCATGGACATGGCAGGCCTGGAGAAAGCGGCTCCCATGGCCGCGCGCCGCCTCTCGCGCGAACTGCAGGCGGTCACCGGGCGCATCGCCGAGCTCTCCCTCCCCACCATCGCCGCCGTGAACGGCGTGGCCATGGGGGCGGGCCTGGAGATATGCCTCGCCTGCGACCTGGCACTGGCGACCCCCGCGGCGCGCTTCGCCTTCGCGGAGGCCAGGCTGGGCATGCTCCCCTACGGCGGCGGCACCCAGAGGCTGGCGCGGCTGGTGGGCCTGCGGCACGCGAGGGAGATGGTGCTGGCGGGCAGGGTGGTGGACGCGGAGACGGCGGCGGAGTGGGGCCTGGTTAACGAGGTGGTGTCGGAGGAGGGACTCGCGGCCAGGGTGGAGGAGTGGGTGAAGAAGCTCTCCCAGGGCGGAAAGACGGCGCTGTACTTGAGCAAGCGTTGCCTCAACCGCTCCCTGGACCTCGACCTCGAGCGCGGCCTCGAGCTGGAGACGGAATCCTTCGCCACTTGCTTCGGGAGCGGTGAGCCTGTCCGCGGCATCAGGAGGTTCGCGGGAGGGGGAGAGGAGCCGGAGGGACGCGAAGGGCGTGAGGGGGACGAAACGCGTCGGGAGAAGACCCACTCGGAGGGAGGCGTGCTGAGCGGCGGGAAAGCGGCCGAAGCAGAGGGAGCAGAGGAAGCGGAGGAAGCGGAGGAAGACGAGCTTTTCGAGTGA
- a CDS encoding acyl-CoA dehydrogenase family protein, with the protein MDFELSQEQKAFFREVKEFAEREIAPFTEEYDRRGEFFWDGWKKMGEMGLLGLPFPEEYGGSGAGALDTAIAMDAFGAGGGDAGVALSWGAHTIIGAVPIWVMGTEEQKRKYLPGICSGEKISCFGLTEPDAGSDAASIKTTAVRDGDFYVINGTKMFITNGPIADLCIVIAVTDKEKGGAGISAFIVEKGFEGFQVSKELDKMGNRTSPTAELVFSDCRVPAENLLGNEGDGFYGVGKATLEWERAIMVAPAVGSMEANINRCVEYARERKQFGRPIGKFQAVAFKIAEMKCLLDASRLLVYRVAWMKDQGIPAMMEACVCKLFVTESAFRVASEAVQIFGGYGYIREYPVERTLRDAKLGTIGAGTSEIQKLIISRLLLGKL; encoded by the coding sequence ATGGATTTCGAGCTCTCTCAGGAACAGAAGGCCTTCTTCAGGGAGGTGAAGGAATTCGCGGAGAGGGAGATCGCCCCCTTCACCGAGGAATACGACCGCAGGGGCGAGTTCTTCTGGGATGGATGGAAGAAAATGGGAGAAATGGGCCTGCTCGGCCTGCCCTTCCCGGAGGAGTACGGGGGTTCGGGCGCCGGCGCCCTGGATACCGCCATCGCCATGGACGCCTTCGGGGCGGGCGGCGGTGACGCTGGGGTAGCCCTCTCCTGGGGGGCGCACACCATCATCGGGGCCGTGCCCATATGGGTCATGGGCACCGAGGAGCAGAAGAGGAAGTACCTTCCCGGCATCTGCAGCGGGGAGAAGATAAGCTGCTTCGGGCTAACCGAGCCCGACGCCGGCTCGGACGCCGCCTCCATCAAGACCACTGCCGTGCGCGACGGCGATTTCTACGTCATCAACGGGACCAAGATGTTCATCACCAACGGGCCCATAGCCGACCTGTGCATCGTCATCGCCGTCACCGACAAGGAGAAGGGCGGGGCGGGCATCAGCGCCTTCATAGTCGAGAAGGGCTTCGAGGGCTTCCAGGTGAGCAAGGAGCTGGACAAGATGGGCAACCGCACCTCGCCCACAGCCGAACTGGTCTTCAGCGACTGCCGGGTGCCGGCGGAGAACCTGCTGGGGAACGAGGGCGACGGCTTTTACGGGGTGGGCAAGGCCACCCTGGAGTGGGAAAGGGCCATCATGGTGGCTCCCGCCGTGGGGAGCATGGAGGCGAACATAAACCGCTGCGTAGAGTACGCCAGGGAGAGGAAGCAGTTCGGCAGGCCCATCGGCAAGTTCCAGGCGGTGGCCTTCAAGATCGCGGAGATGAAATGCCTCCTGGACGCGTCGCGCCTGCTGGTCTACCGGGTGGCCTGGATGAAGGACCAGGGCATCCCGGCCATGATGGAGGCCTGCGTGTGCAAGCTCTTCGTCACCGAGTCGGCCTTCAGGGTGGCCAGCGAGGCGGTGCAGATCTTCGGCGGCTACGGGTACATCCGCGAGTACCCCGTGGAGAGGACCCTGCGCGACGCCAAGCTGGGCACCATCGGGGCGGGCACCTCGGAGATCCAGAAGCTGATCATCAGCCGCCTGCTGCTGGGGAAGCTATGA
- a CDS encoding iron-containing alcohol dehydrogenase produces the protein MALPEELIEFKLRTKIVYRVGAVEELPFELGELGAGRPVIFTDRGVIDAGILDYVKGVLEGSDIEIAGIFDEVRQDALVSVINRAARFVRETGGDSIIAVGGGSVMDTAKGANVLVTGGEEDIAEHIGAELVGRPMLPHVAIPTTSGTGCEVTWGAIIKNEEERTKTGFIEWYCAADVALLDPKVTLSLPPELTAATGVDALTHAIEAYTSPYANPLADAMTLHAVRLVSRWLRRAVEKGDDLEARAYMQFAATVAGVGFFNTMCGAVHACAHALGGMFDIPHGIANSIMLPVVMEYNRDHVAERYRDVAEAMGADVRGLTVEEAADAAIAEVRKLISEVGLPSDLKAYGIGEEDLPELAEKAMQDIQMAFNPRPPEEEEIAELFRRLL, from the coding sequence ATGGCGCTTCCGGAGGAGCTCATCGAGTTCAAGTTGCGCACCAAGATCGTCTACCGCGTGGGGGCCGTTGAGGAGCTCCCCTTCGAGCTGGGAGAGCTGGGCGCCGGGCGGCCAGTCATCTTCACCGACCGGGGCGTCATCGATGCGGGCATCCTGGACTACGTGAAGGGGGTGCTGGAGGGAAGCGACATCGAGATAGCCGGGATCTTCGACGAGGTGCGGCAGGACGCCCTGGTGAGCGTGATCAACCGTGCCGCCCGTTTCGTCAGGGAGACGGGCGGGGACAGCATAATCGCCGTGGGCGGCGGTTCCGTGATGGACACCGCCAAAGGGGCCAACGTGCTGGTCACCGGTGGCGAGGAGGACATCGCGGAGCATATCGGGGCCGAGCTGGTGGGAAGGCCCATGTTGCCCCACGTGGCCATCCCCACCACCTCCGGTACGGGCTGCGAGGTCACCTGGGGCGCCATCATCAAGAACGAGGAGGAGCGGACCAAGACCGGATTCATCGAGTGGTACTGCGCGGCCGACGTGGCCCTGCTGGACCCCAAGGTCACCCTCTCGCTGCCGCCGGAGTTGACCGCCGCCACCGGCGTAGACGCCCTCACCCACGCCATCGAGGCCTACACTTCCCCCTACGCCAACCCCCTGGCGGACGCCATGACCCTGCACGCCGTCCGCCTGGTGAGCCGCTGGCTGCGCCGGGCGGTGGAGAAGGGGGACGACCTCGAGGCGCGCGCCTATATGCAGTTCGCAGCCACCGTCGCCGGGGTGGGTTTCTTCAACACCATGTGCGGCGCGGTCCACGCCTGTGCCCACGCCCTGGGGGGGATGTTCGATATACCCCACGGCATCGCCAATTCCATCATGCTGCCCGTGGTCATGGAGTACAACCGGGACCACGTGGCGGAGAGGTACCGGGACGTGGCCGAGGCCATGGGGGCGGACGTGCGCGGCCTCACCGTGGAGGAGGCAGCGGACGCGGCCATCGCCGAGGTGAGGAAGCTCATCTCCGAGGTGGGCCTGCCCTCGGACCTCAAGGCATACGGCATCGGTGAGGAGGATCTGCCGGAGCTGGCAGAGAAGGCCATGCAGGATATTCAGATGGCCTTCAACCCCCGCCCTCCGGAGGAGGAGGAGATAGCCGAACTCTTCAGGCGGTTGCTCTGA
- a CDS encoding SCP2 sterol-binding domain-containing protein, with protein MSQYWKDADELTRTFSELFRRMFADPELSAKVAKLDQIVVFRYCDPDVQFWFDLRGGKNEFGTGEPPGEFKVRMTLSADDGHRSWSNKLNPVMAIARKRIKVEGNATGLLKLQPLLRKAAVYYHGVLDDMGQPEKKL; from the coding sequence ATGAGCCAGTACTGGAAGGACGCGGACGAGCTGACCAGGACCTTCAGCGAGCTCTTCCGGCGCATGTTCGCCGATCCCGAGCTCTCCGCAAAGGTCGCGAAGCTTGACCAGATTGTGGTCTTCAGGTATTGCGACCCTGACGTGCAGTTCTGGTTCGACCTGCGCGGCGGGAAGAACGAGTTCGGCACCGGTGAGCCGCCCGGCGAGTTCAAGGTACGCATGACCCTCTCCGCTGATGACGGTCACCGCTCCTGGTCCAACAAGCTCAATCCCGTGATGGCCATCGCGCGCAAGAGGATCAAGGTGGAGGGCAACGCCACCGGGCTGCTCAAACTGCAGCCCCTGCTCAGGAAGGCGGCGGTCTATTACCACGGGGTGCTGGACGACATGGGGCAGCCGGAGAAGAAGTTGTAG
- a CDS encoding MMPL family transporter, whose amino-acid sequence MKFFARLCRDHALAVVLICIALTLPVAAGMGFIDVKAGQKDLIPSKFETSRTIEEVDRLFGGTVYEIPMVESDRLLTYPMIKKFLLLEKEMAAEVGEEYYTYMEHFLTGFALNALNEARKTYGPLINDIGAILRFAEGTTVPDPDDPARSIPFEEAIEKGVAQYLANPVARKWTVEKEGSALLSADGKHAAIWVKVNPMLKTEEMREAARRFEDFFHGYFEDGEIPARVMISGDPSIDRDLENYVFESTWVLALIAVLVLMLLLYMTFQRFTDIFLPLAVIVMSAMWIYGLMGWLHVPYTMLSAVIGPLVLGISLGNLVYMMSRFYEEFGMRKDQRDAAYRAVVTVGVAVFLACITTFFGFASFHFSDFDVMRQFGYMGAVGIGICFLLSVTFLPALMILREDRRLRREGSRAPRGVAIFSSRGSSRIDRAMGRIAGISQDRPRAVVAIYVLVVLACVLGSLRLTTTPDLRALAPQDIPSLQAQYEQERIFGGQQEDVVLLTGNVLEPQVLAAMRRFQEELASTPYFTENGSSTLAELLQDFRVETGKAAPGADYAASLPATAKEAEEDLATISELFGSQEGKLISADHRAALISVFSEGARSNREAIDKNRVLKEAAENCFGSLAIGYKVGGITPLTYDLLGNLVPTQLRTALLALLLSGLVLILIFRSVTYGLATLSVLVAGVAVEMGFLALMGWELDMMTVLVASMIIGMGIDYGIHVTHRFLEEYSPQEVSVAEALDISVMRVGKPLLASAASTAGAFLVISYSKMAPIRRFGLITALSLAVSLAASLLVLPSIITIIARRKPHPREEWESEEAGGPEPAEIHAPS is encoded by the coding sequence TTGAAGTTCTTCGCCCGCTTGTGCCGCGATCATGCGCTCGCGGTGGTCCTTATCTGCATCGCCCTCACCCTGCCGGTGGCGGCGGGCATGGGCTTCATCGATGTGAAGGCGGGCCAGAAGGACCTCATCCCCAGCAAGTTCGAGACCTCGCGCACCATCGAGGAAGTGGACCGGCTTTTCGGCGGCACCGTCTACGAGATCCCCATGGTGGAGAGCGACCGCCTGCTCACCTACCCCATGATCAAGAAGTTCCTCCTGCTCGAGAAGGAGATGGCAGCGGAGGTGGGGGAGGAATATTACACCTACATGGAGCATTTCCTCACCGGGTTCGCCCTGAACGCCCTGAACGAGGCGCGCAAGACCTACGGGCCTTTGATAAACGACATCGGCGCCATCCTGCGCTTCGCGGAGGGGACCACGGTGCCCGACCCCGACGACCCCGCGAGGAGCATCCCCTTTGAGGAGGCCATCGAGAAGGGGGTCGCGCAGTATTTGGCGAACCCGGTGGCACGCAAGTGGACGGTGGAGAAGGAGGGCTCCGCGCTCCTCTCCGCGGACGGGAAGCACGCCGCCATCTGGGTCAAAGTCAACCCCATGCTGAAGACGGAGGAGATGCGGGAGGCGGCCCGCAGGTTCGAGGATTTCTTCCACGGATACTTCGAGGACGGCGAGATACCTGCAAGGGTAATGATAAGCGGCGACCCTTCCATAGACCGTGACCTGGAGAACTACGTCTTCGAGAGCACCTGGGTACTGGCCCTTATCGCCGTCCTGGTGCTCATGCTCCTGCTTTACATGACCTTCCAGAGGTTCACAGACATCTTCCTTCCCCTCGCGGTGATCGTCATGTCCGCCATGTGGATATACGGGCTCATGGGATGGCTGCACGTTCCCTACACCATGCTCTCCGCCGTCATCGGGCCGCTGGTGCTGGGGATCAGCCTGGGGAACCTCGTCTACATGATGAGCCGCTTTTACGAGGAATTCGGCATGCGCAAGGACCAGAGGGACGCCGCTTACCGCGCGGTGGTGACCGTCGGAGTAGCCGTCTTCCTGGCCTGCATCACCACCTTCTTCGGTTTCGCGAGCTTTCATTTTTCCGACTTCGACGTCATGCGGCAGTTCGGTTACATGGGCGCGGTGGGCATAGGCATCTGTTTCCTGCTCAGCGTGACCTTCCTCCCCGCCCTCATGATCCTGCGCGAGGACCGCAGGTTGCGCCGGGAGGGAAGCCGTGCTCCCCGCGGCGTCGCCATCTTCTCGTCGCGAGGAAGCTCGCGGATCGACCGCGCCATGGGAAGGATCGCGGGCATTTCGCAGGACCGCCCCCGCGCGGTGGTGGCCATCTATGTTCTGGTGGTCTTGGCCTGCGTGTTGGGTTCCCTGCGCCTGACCACCACCCCGGACCTGCGTGCCCTGGCCCCGCAGGACATCCCCTCGCTGCAGGCCCAGTACGAGCAGGAGCGCATCTTCGGGGGACAGCAGGAGGACGTGGTGCTCCTGACCGGAAACGTGCTGGAGCCCCAGGTACTGGCCGCCATGCGCCGCTTCCAGGAGGAACTGGCATCCACGCCCTATTTCACGGAGAACGGGAGCTCGACCCTCGCGGAACTGCTGCAGGATTTCCGCGTGGAGACGGGAAAGGCCGCGCCGGGAGCGGATTACGCCGCCTCCCTGCCGGCCACGGCGAAGGAGGCGGAAGAGGACCTCGCCACCATCAGCGAGCTCTTCGGGTCGCAGGAGGGCAAGCTGATCTCCGCCGATCACCGGGCCGCCCTGATCAGCGTGTTCAGCGAGGGCGCCAGGAGCAACCGGGAGGCCATAGACAAGAACCGCGTCCTCAAGGAGGCGGCCGAGAACTGCTTCGGCTCGCTCGCTATCGGATACAAGGTGGGAGGCATCACCCCCCTCACCTACGATCTGCTGGGGAACCTGGTTCCCACCCAGTTGCGCACGGCGCTCCTCGCTCTGCTGCTCTCCGGGTTGGTGCTCATCCTCATCTTCCGTTCCGTCACCTACGGGCTGGCCACCCTCTCCGTGCTGGTGGCCGGGGTGGCGGTGGAGATGGGGTTCCTGGCGCTCATGGGGTGGGAACTGGACATGATGACCGTGCTGGTGGCATCCATGATCATCGGCATGGGAATCGACTACGGCATCCACGTGACCCACCGATTCCTGGAGGAATACTCCCCGCAAGAGGTTAGCGTGGCGGAGGCCTTGGACATCTCCGTGATGCGCGTGGGAAAACCCCTCCTGGCCAGCGCGGCCTCCACCGCCGGCGCCTTCCTGGTCATCTCCTATTCCAAGATGGCCCCCATCCGCCGTTTCGGGCTCATCACCGCGCTTTCCCTGGCCGTCTCCCTTGCGGCGAGCCTCCTGGTGCTTCCCTCCATCATCACCATCATCGCCCGCAGGAAGCCGCATCCGCGGGAGGAGTGGGAATCCGAAGAGGCCGGCGGACCGGAGCCGGCGGAAATCCACGCTCCCAGCTGA
- a CDS encoding 3-hydroxyacyl-CoA dehydrogenase family protein, with amino-acid sequence MEIRKVFVVGSGLMGSGIAQVTAFAGYRVVMHDVDDERTSKGMEAIRSSLGKFLSKEKITQEQHDAALANITTTTDLKDASDCDLVVEAVFENLEVKSKVFGELDAVCPSHAVLATNTSAIPISSIAAATKRPDKVVGIHFFSPVPLMRLCEIIRGLQTSDETMETAEKWAQSVGKETVRVLKDHAGFIANRLYLPMVMEAARMLEAGVATPEDIDKAMRLGYNLPMGPLELADMTGIDVLTNASTAIYNDTGDPKYYPPPLLRRLVASGLLGRKTARGFYDYGSGKQESYWKV; translated from the coding sequence ATGGAGATCAGGAAAGTCTTCGTTGTTGGATCGGGCCTCATGGGAAGCGGCATCGCGCAGGTCACCGCCTTCGCGGGATACCGGGTGGTGATGCACGACGTGGACGACGAGCGCACCTCCAAGGGCATGGAGGCCATCCGCAGTTCCCTGGGGAAGTTCCTTTCCAAGGAAAAGATCACGCAGGAGCAGCACGACGCCGCCCTGGCCAACATCACCACCACCACCGACCTGAAGGACGCCTCCGACTGCGACCTGGTGGTGGAGGCGGTCTTCGAGAACCTCGAGGTGAAGAGCAAGGTCTTCGGAGAGCTGGACGCCGTCTGCCCTTCCCACGCCGTACTGGCCACCAACACCTCCGCCATCCCCATCTCCTCCATCGCCGCGGCCACCAAGCGGCCGGACAAGGTGGTGGGGATCCATTTCTTCAGCCCGGTGCCCCTCATGAGGCTCTGCGAGATCATCCGGGGGCTTCAGACCTCCGACGAGACCATGGAGACCGCCGAGAAGTGGGCGCAATCGGTGGGCAAGGAGACGGTCCGGGTGCTCAAGGACCACGCCGGTTTCATCGCCAACCGCCTCTATCTTCCCATGGTGATGGAGGCGGCGAGGATGCTGGAGGCGGGCGTGGCCACCCCGGAGGACATCGACAAGGCCATGCGCCTGGGCTACAACCTGCCCATGGGTCCCCTGGAGCTCGCGGACATGACCGGCATCGACGTGCTCACCAACGCTTCCACCGCCATCTACAACGATACCGGCGACCCCAAGTACTATCCCCCGCCGTTGTTAAGGCGGCTGGTGGCCTCTGGGTTGCTGGGACGCAAGACGGCGCGGGGCTTTTACGATTACGGCAGCGGCAAGCAGGAAAGCTACTGGAAGGTCTAG